From a single Gammaproteobacteria bacterium genomic region:
- a CDS encoding ribonucleotide-diphosphate reductase subunit beta, protein MATAVQHGATGLEFEMGAKRLQVDDKKIINCRADLNQLVPFKYKWAWQKYLDACANHWMPNEINMSADVALWKDELGLSEDERMIILRNLGFFSTADSLVANNLVLAVYRHITNPECRQYLLRQAFEEALHTHAYQYVIESLGMDEAEVFNMYREVPSVARKAEWSLKYTQSLGDPHFNTGTPENDQRLLRDLIAFYVIFEGIFFYVGFTQVLSMGRRNKMTGTAEQFQYILRDESMHLNFGIDLINQIKIENPHLWTEAFKQEVITMIKEGVDLEYQYAQDTMPRGVLGFNAEMFKEYLEFIANRRAAQIGLLPQYPGATNPFPWMSEIMDLKKEKNFFETRVIEYQTGGALSWDEE, encoded by the coding sequence ATGGCTACTGCGGTTCAGCACGGGGCGACGGGCCTCGAATTTGAAATGGGTGCAAAACGTCTCCAGGTTGATGATAAGAAAATTATTAATTGTCGTGCGGATCTTAACCAACTTGTACCGTTTAAATATAAATGGGCTTGGCAAAAATATTTAGATGCATGTGCAAACCACTGGATGCCCAATGAAATTAATATGTCAGCGGATGTAGCCTTATGGAAAGATGAACTGGGTCTTTCTGAAGATGAACGCATGATTATTTTGCGTAACTTGGGTTTTTTCTCGACTGCCGATTCGCTCGTTGCCAACAACTTAGTACTTGCTGTTTATCGCCACATCACGAATCCCGAATGTCGACAGTACTTACTACGTCAAGCTTTCGAAGAAGCCTTGCATACACATGCTTATCAATATGTTATTGAAAGTTTAGGGATGGATGAAGCAGAAGTATTTAATATGTATCGCGAAGTTCCTTCAGTTGCACGTAAAGCAGAATGGTCACTGAAATATACTCAAAGTTTAGGTGATCCTCATTTTAATACCGGTACCCCCGAAAATGACCAACGTTTATTACGTGATTTAATCGCATTTTATGTCATTTTTGAAGGTATTTTCTTTTACGTCGGTTTTACCCAAGTTCTTTCTATGGGTCGTCGCAATAAAATGACTGGGACGGCAGAACAATTCCAATATATTTTACGTGATGAATCTATGCATCTTAATTTCGGCATTGATTTAATTAATCAAATTAAAATAGAAAATCCGCATTTGTGGACTGAAGCATTTAAACAAGAAGTCATCACCATGATTAAAGAAGGTGTAGATTTAGAATATCAATACGCACAGGATACGATGCCACGTGGTGTTCTTGGCTTTAATGCTGAAATGTTTAAAGAATATTTAGAATTCATTGCCAATCGTCGCGCCGCTCAAATTGGCTTGTTACCCCAATATCCAGGTGCCACCAATCCATTCCCATGGATGAGTGAAATTATGGATTTGAAAAAGGAAAAAAACTTTTTTGAGACTCGCGTTATTGAGTATCAAACCGGTGGGGCGTTGAGCTGGGACGAGGAATGA